The DNA region TTTTCGAGGCTCTGCAGGCTGACCGCATCAACGTGGCCTGGACCATGACGGCCGATCCGAAGGTGCCCGGCGAGGTGGTGGTGCTGGCCGACCGCAAGCCGAACATGGTCCGGGCGCAGAACGTCGTACCGCTGTACCGGCGCAACGAACTGAGCGCGCGGCAGGTGCTGGCGGTCAACGAGGTTGCCGGTGTGCTCGACACCGCGACGCTCAAACAGCTGCGAAAAGACCTGGCCGCGGGGGCCGATCCGCGCGTCCTGGCCGAGGAGTGGTTGGCGGAGAACCCGCTGGGCCGCTGAGCGACTCAGTGCGCGCCGGGCACCGCCTTGGCCATCGCCTTTGCGACGATCCGCTGATAGCCCGAACCGGTCAGGCGCACGAGCACGTCGAGGACCTTGGCGTCGGCGCCCACGAGGACCCGCGCCTTCTTCTTGCGCACCGCTTCGAGGATGATCTGGGCGGCCCGTTCGGGGCTGGTGCGCGCCAGCTTTCGGTCGAATTCGTTGGCCAGTTGCTGCGCGTCGAGGCCCTCGGCGGCGGTGGCGTTGCGGGCGATCGCGGTCTTGATGCCACCCGGATGCACCGTCGTGACCGCGACGTGCGGGTACTTGGTGAGCATTTCCTGGCGCAGTGCCTCGGTGAAGCCGCGCACGGCGAACTTCGCCGCGTTGTAGGCCGCCTGCCCGGGCACGGAGAAGATGCCGAACAGGCTCGAGACGTTGACGACGTGACCGTCACCGGACTCGATCAGGTGCGGCAGGAAGGCCTTGGTGCCGTTGACGACGCCCCAGAAGTCGACGTCCATCACGCGTTCCATGTCCTTGTAGGCGGTGACCTCCACATCACCGGAGTAGGCGATGCCCGCGTTGTTGTAAACCTGGTTGACCTTGCCGAAGTGTTCTTTGACCTGTCCGGCATAGAGTTCGAACGCTTCGCGCTCGGTGACGTCGAGGCGGTCGGTCTTCACGGGCGCGCCGATGGCCTTGAGTTCGGCCTCGGTCTCGGCCAACCCCTCGGTGTCGACGTCGCTGATGGCGACCTTGGCCCCGGAGCGGCCGAGTTCGATCGCGAGCGCGCGTCCGATGCCCGAACCGGCACCCGTCACGACGCACACTTTTCCGGCGAAGCCCTCCATGAGCGCACTCCTCGCTTGTTCAACTCGTGTCAAGTAGATCAGATTAGCCGATACCGACGGTACCGGGTTGGGCCGGGTCGCGGTCTGCTTGGGTAACGGAACACTACGGGCCTACGATGCGTCAATCATGAAGTACTCGCATATTGCGGCCGTTGCTGCGATCGGGCTTTCGGTGGGACTGGCCACGGCCGTGCCCGCTGCGGCCGATGCGGAAACCGACGCTTTTCTGAATTCGCTGGCCGATGCCGGTATCACCGACATCGATCCGGCCACCGCAGCGAACGTGGGCCGCGACGTCTGCCCCATGCTGGCCGAACCCGGTCAGCGGATGGCGGATGTGGCCGGACGGGTGTCCGAGTCCATCGGCCGACCGCTGGGACCGGCCACGATGTTCACCGGCCTGGCCATCACGTTGTTCTGCCCCAGCGCGGTGGCCTCGGTCGCCAACGGCGAATACCCCGTTCCGCTCGGGCTGTTCGGCTTCTGACCTACCGGTCTTCGCGCGAGCGCCCACCGTTGTACGCGACACGCCGCTGCGCGGTGTACAAGGGTGGCCGCTCGCGCTGAAGAACTCAGCTCAGGCGAAGGCCTCGCGCTGGTGGGATACTCCTCGGCTGCGCCTTCGCAAGCTCAGGCGAAGGCCTCGTCGATGATCTCCTGCTGTTCGACCGCGTGCACCTTCGACGAACCCGACGACGGTGCCGACATCGCGCGCCGGGAGATCCGCTTGATCCCGGTCAGCTTCTCCGGCAACAACTCTGGCAGGGCCAGCCCGAAGGTGGGCCAGGCGCCCTGGTTCGCCGGCTCCTCCTGGACCCAGAAGAACTCCGCGGCATTCTGGTAGCCGTCCAGGGTGGCCGGCAACCGGCGGCTCGGCAGCGGGTACAGCTGCTCGACCCGCACGATCGCGATGTCCTCCCGGTTCTCCTTGGCCTTGCGCGCCACCAACTCGTAGTACAGCTTGCCGCTGGTGAGCAGGACTCGCTTGACCTTGCTGCGATCACCGACGCCGTCGGCATACGTCGGCTCCTCCAAGACCGAGCGGAACTTCGACTCGGTGAAGTCCTTGATGTCGCTGACCGCGGCCTTGTTGCGCAACATCGACTTCGGGGTGAACACCACCAGGGGGCGGTGGATCCCGTCGTAGACGTGCCGGCGCAGCAGGTGGAAGTAGTTGGCCGGGGTCGACGGCATCGCGACCGTCATGGAACCTTCCGCGCACAGCTGCAGGAACCGCTCGATGCGTCCCGAGGTGTGGTCGGGACCCTGGCCCTCGTGACCGTGCGGCAGCAGCAGGACCACCTCGGAGAGCTGGCGCCACTTGGCCTCACCCGAACTGATGAACTCGTCGATGATCGATTGCGCGCCGTTGACAAAGTCGCCGAACTGGGCCTCCCACAGCACCAGCGCCTGCGGGTTGCCCACCGAGTAGCCGTATTCGAACCCGACCGCGGCGAACTCCGAGAGCGCCGAGTCGTACACCAGGAATTTTCCGCCGCTGGGGGTGCCGTCCTCGTTGGTGGCCAACAGTTGCAGCGGCGTGAACTCTTCGCCGGTCTTGCGGTCGATGATCACCGAATGCCGCTGGGTGAAGGTTCCGCGCCGGGTGTCCTGGCCGGACAGCCGGATCAACTTCCCTTCGGCCACCAACGATCCCAGCGCCAACAGCTCGCCGAAGGCCCAGTCGATCTTGCCCTCGTAGGCCATCTCGCGACGCTTCTCCAGCACCGGCTTGACCCGCGGATGCACCGTGAAGTTCTCCGGGGTCGCCAGGTGCGCATCGCCGATGCGGGCCAGCATCGACTTGTCGACCGCGGTCACCAGACCGCGCGCCAGTTCCTGCTCGGACTCCACCGACTCGCTGGGTTCGATCTCGTGCTTCTCCAACTCGCGCACCTCGTTGAAGACCCGCTCCAGCTGCCCCTGGTAGTCGCGCAGCGCGTCCTCGGCTTCCTTCATCGAGATGTCGCCACGGCCGATCAGCGCCTCGGTGTAGGACTTGCGGACCCCGCGCTTGCGGTCGATGACGTCGTACATCGCCGGCTGCGTCATCGACGGGTCGTCGCCCTCGTTGTGACCGCGGCGGCGGTAACACAGCATGTCGATCACGACGTCCTTCTTGAACTTCTGCCGGAAGTCCACCGCCAGCTTGGCGACCCAGACACAGGCCTCCGGGTCGTCGCCGTTGACGTGGAAGATCGGTGCGCCGATCATCTTCGCGACGTCGGTGCAGTACTCGGAGGAGCGGGAGTCCTCGGGCGAGGTGGTGAAGCCGACCTGGTTGTTGACGATCATGTGGATCGTGCCGCCGACCCGGTACCCGCGCAGCAGCGCCAGGTTCAGCGTCTCGGCCACCACACCCTGCCCGGCGAATGCGGCGTCACCGTGCAGCATCAGCGGCACCACCGAGAAGCCGTCGTCGCCGTCGCCCTTGTCCAGTAGGTCCTGCTTGGCGCGCACCAAACCCTCGAGCACGGGGTCGACGGCTTCGAGGTGGCTCGGGTTGGCGGTCAGCGACACCTCGATGTCGTTGTCGCCGAACATCTGGATGTAGGTGCCCTCCGCGCCCAGGTGGTACTTGACGTCGCCGGAGCCATGCGCCTGCGACGGGTTGAGGTTGCCCTCGAACTCGGTGAAGATCTGCGCATACGGCTTACCCACGATGTTGGCGAGCACATTCAGCCGGCCGCGGTGCGGCATCCCGATGACCACCTCATTGAGGCTGTGTTCGGCACACTGGTCGATGGCCGCGTCCATCATCGGGATGATGGTTTCCGCGCCCTCCAGCGAGAATCGCTTCTGCCCAACGTATTTGGTCTGAAGGAAGGTCTCGAAGGCCTCGGCCGCGTTCAGTCGGCTCAGGATGTACTTCTGCTGGGCAACCGTGGGCTTCTCGTGCTTGACCTCGACGCGCTCCTGCAACCACTGCTGCTGCTCGGGTTCGAGAATGTGGGTGTACTCCACCCCGATGTGGCGGCAGTAGGCGTCGCGCAGCACCGACAGGATGTCGCGCAGCTTCTTGTACTCGCTGCCGGCGAATCCGGCGACCTTGAACTCGCGGTCCAGGTCCCACAGCGTCAGCCCGTGGGTCAGGATGTCAAGGTCGGGGTGGCTGCGGAAGCGGGAGTTGTCCAACCGCAGCGGATCGATGTCGGCCATCAGGTGGCCGCGGTTGCGGTAGGCGGCGATCAACTCGATGACGCGCGCGTTCTTGTCGGTGACCGAGTCCGGGTTGTCGATGCGCCACCGAACCGGCTCATACGGAATGCCGAGTTCGAGGAAGATCTCGTCGTAGAACTCGTCGGCGAGCAGCAGTTCGTGGATGGTGCGCAGGAAGTCCCCGGACTCCGCGCCCTGAATGATGCGGTGGTCATAGGTGGACGTCAGCGTGATCAGCTTGCCGATGCCCAGGTCCGCGATGCGTTCCGCGCTGGCCCCCTGGAATTCGGCGGGGTACTCCATGGCTCCGACGCCGACGATGGTGCCCTGTCCGGACATCAGCCGCGGCACCGAGTGCACCGTGCCGATGGTGCCCGGGTTGGTCAGCGAGATCGTGGTGCCCGCAAAGTCTTCGGCGGTCAACTTGCCGTCGCGTGCGCGCCGCACGATGTCCTCGTAGGCGGCGATGAACTGGCCGAATCGCATCGTCTCGCAGCCCTTGATGGCGGCGACTACCAGCGTGCGCTTGCCGTCCTTGCCCTGCAGGTCGATCGCGAGACCCAGGTTGGTGTGCTCGGGGGTGACGACGTGGGGCTTTCCGTCGATCTCGGCGTAGTGCCGGTTCATGTTCGGGTAGCTCTTGATGGCCTGCACGACCGCGTAGCCCAACAGATGGGTGAAGCTGATCTTGCCGCCGCGGGTCCGCGTGAGGTGGTTGTTGGCGACGATGCGGTTGTCGATCATCACCTTGGCCGGAATGGCCCGCACACTGGTCGCGGTCGGCACCTCCAGCGAGGTGTTCATGTTGCGGACGACGGCGGCGGCCGCCCCGCGCAGCTGCTGGGTGTCCTCGGGCGGCGCGGCCTTGGCGGCCGGCTTCTCGGCGGGCTTCTTGGCCGGTTTCGCCGGCTCGGCGGGCTTGGCGGGGGCCGACTCTTTGACGGGGGCCTTGTTGGTGCTCGGCGCCTTGGTCGGTGCGTCGTTGACGGGCTTCTTGGCCGGCGGGGCGGGCGCCGGCTCGGGCGGTGCGGTCGGGGCGGCGGACGTCGATCTACCGTTGTCGGCCGACGCGGTGTCGGCCTTGACCGGTTCCGGGTTGTAGTCGACGAGGAACTCGTGCCAACTGGGATCGACCGAGGACGGATCGTCCCGGAACTTGCGGTACATCTCCTCGACCAACCATTCATTCTGGCCGAATGGTGAACTTGCACTGCTCACAGCGGCTGCTCGCCTCAATTCGTCTCGTATAACCAGTTACTTGCGCCGGCGGGCCCCGCCCGATGCCTGCCGTCGTGTTCGCGTCACATGCCGGAAGGGGCCGGAGATGTTTCGCCGCAACAAGGCTAGCCCCTGTGTCGTGTGCCAGGCCATGTAAGCAGGGCAAACTCCACGAATTGTCACAGCTTCGCGATCTGGGGCCACCCGTTCAGGAGCCAATGGCGTCGGTGGCGGGTTCCTCGGTGCCGGCCTCCAGCGGCGGCAGCACCCGCAGCGCACCCGGCCACCGCGCGGGCGCGGGGCCGAACGCCTGGCGCGCGTTGCCGACGATCCGCTTGCCCATCAGACGATTGCCGACGGCCCCGACCCCGGCCCCGATGCCGACCGGAAGCAGCTTGCCGAACATCAGCGCACCGCGCTTGATGGCGAACTTCTTGACGAAATACTTCATCAGCTTGGTGTTGACCTGCGACAGCGCGGGCAGCGGCACCGTGGCCGCGCCCTCGCTGAGCCAGGCGCCGCTGGTCCGGCCCGGCCCCAGCAGGCGGGCCACGGCATTCTTGCCGTCGTCGCCGGCCAGGGCGCCGAGCACCAGGGTGCGGCGCCGTTCCTTGTCTTCGGCCGAAACCCCGTGCACCTCGGCGACCGCGAGGATGAACACCGCGGTGGTCTCCAGGAACACCGCGGTTTCGCCGGCGATCAGCGACAACGCCAGCACGGTGCCGACGCCGGGCACCAGCGCGGCAGATCCGACG from Mycolicibacterium sp. MU0053 includes:
- a CDS encoding DUF732 domain-containing protein, with product MKYSHIAAVAAIGLSVGLATAVPAAADAETDAFLNSLADAGITDIDPATAANVGRDVCPMLAEPGQRMADVAGRVSESIGRPLGPATMFTGLAITLFCPSAVASVANGEYPVPLGLFGF
- a CDS encoding multifunctional oxoglutarate decarboxylase/oxoglutarate dehydrogenase thiamine pyrophosphate-binding subunit/dihydrolipoyllysine-residue succinyltransferase subunit; the encoded protein is MSSASSPFGQNEWLVEEMYRKFRDDPSSVDPSWHEFLVDYNPEPVKADTASADNGRSTSAAPTAPPEPAPAPPAKKPVNDAPTKAPSTNKAPVKESAPAKPAEPAKPAKKPAEKPAAKAAPPEDTQQLRGAAAAVVRNMNTSLEVPTATSVRAIPAKVMIDNRIVANNHLTRTRGGKISFTHLLGYAVVQAIKSYPNMNRHYAEIDGKPHVVTPEHTNLGLAIDLQGKDGKRTLVVAAIKGCETMRFGQFIAAYEDIVRRARDGKLTAEDFAGTTISLTNPGTIGTVHSVPRLMSGQGTIVGVGAMEYPAEFQGASAERIADLGIGKLITLTSTYDHRIIQGAESGDFLRTIHELLLADEFYDEIFLELGIPYEPVRWRIDNPDSVTDKNARVIELIAAYRNRGHLMADIDPLRLDNSRFRSHPDLDILTHGLTLWDLDREFKVAGFAGSEYKKLRDILSVLRDAYCRHIGVEYTHILEPEQQQWLQERVEVKHEKPTVAQQKYILSRLNAAEAFETFLQTKYVGQKRFSLEGAETIIPMMDAAIDQCAEHSLNEVVIGMPHRGRLNVLANIVGKPYAQIFTEFEGNLNPSQAHGSGDVKYHLGAEGTYIQMFGDNDIEVSLTANPSHLEAVDPVLEGLVRAKQDLLDKGDGDDGFSVVPLMLHGDAAFAGQGVVAETLNLALLRGYRVGGTIHMIVNNQVGFTTSPEDSRSSEYCTDVAKMIGAPIFHVNGDDPEACVWVAKLAVDFRQKFKKDVVIDMLCYRRRGHNEGDDPSMTQPAMYDVIDRKRGVRKSYTEALIGRGDISMKEAEDALRDYQGQLERVFNEVRELEKHEIEPSESVESEQELARGLVTAVDKSMLARIGDAHLATPENFTVHPRVKPVLEKRREMAYEGKIDWAFGELLALGSLVAEGKLIRLSGQDTRRGTFTQRHSVIIDRKTGEEFTPLQLLATNEDGTPSGGKFLVYDSALSEFAAVGFEYGYSVGNPQALVLWEAQFGDFVNGAQSIIDEFISSGEAKWRQLSEVVLLLPHGHEGQGPDHTSGRIERFLQLCAEGSMTVAMPSTPANYFHLLRRHVYDGIHRPLVVFTPKSMLRNKAAVSDIKDFTESKFRSVLEEPTYADGVGDRSKVKRVLLTSGKLYYELVARKAKENREDIAIVRVEQLYPLPSRRLPATLDGYQNAAEFFWVQEEPANQGAWPTFGLALPELLPEKLTGIKRISRRAMSAPSSGSSKVHAVEQQEIIDEAFA
- a CDS encoding SDR family NAD(P)-dependent oxidoreductase, translating into MEGFAGKVCVVTGAGSGIGRALAIELGRSGAKVAISDVDTEGLAETEAELKAIGAPVKTDRLDVTEREAFELYAGQVKEHFGKVNQVYNNAGIAYSGDVEVTAYKDMERVMDVDFWGVVNGTKAFLPHLIESGDGHVVNVSSLFGIFSVPGQAAYNAAKFAVRGFTEALRQEMLTKYPHVAVTTVHPGGIKTAIARNATAAEGLDAQQLANEFDRKLARTSPERAAQIILEAVRKKKARVLVGADAKVLDVLVRLTGSGYQRIVAKAMAKAVPGAH